CCGACTGGATGGCGTTGGCGAGCCGCTCGATGCCGGTGTCGATCAGTTCGCCACGGCGTTCGACAAGTCCGTCGGTGTAGAACACGAGCGTCGCGCCCGGCGGCAGGTCCAGCACCGTGGTGTGGCGGTCGGCGGGGGGCCGGCCCACGCCGAACGGCCGGTCCACGACGAGATCCACCAGACGGGCGGGTTGGCCGGGAACGGCCAGCAGCGGCCGTAGGTGGCCCGCGCAGGAGAGGTGCACAGTCGTACGGTCGGGAGCGATGAGGGCGTAGAGAGCGGTGGTGAGGGTGCCGGCCTCGAAATGATGGATCTTGCGATCGAGGGAGGTGAGCACCTCCGCCGGATCGTGACAGTCGAGTGCGTAGGCGCGTAGCGCACTGCGGATGCGCCCCATGACGACGGCGGAGGGCAAACCGTGACCGGAGACGTCGCCGATGACGGCACCCAGCCAGCCCGACGGCAGGGTGAACACGTCGTACCAGTCACCGCCGATGCCCAGGTCGTGACCGGGCACGTACCGGGCGGCCAGTTCCAGTCCGAGGATGTCGGGTAGCCGGCTGGGCAGCAGGCTGCGTTGCAGGGCCAGCGCCGCCTGCCGGGCGAGGACCTGCGCCCGGACCTGGCCTGCGGAGCTGGCGCGATCGGCGACGAGCTGCAACAGCTGCACATCGTCGGCACCGAAGTGCCGCAGGCTCAGGGAGCCGACGTGCAGCACGCCGACCAGATTGCCGTTGGCCAGCATGGGCACACCCAGCAGGGCACGTACCCCCGCGTCGAGCAGGATCGGATTCACCACGTCGGCAGGGGTGACGTCGTAGATCACCACGGGCGCGGCGGTGGCCGCCACGCGGCCGGCGAAGCCCACTCCGACCCGAATCCGGAATCCGCGCCGCACCTCCTCCTCCAGGCCCTTGGCGGCCGTCGCGACGAGTTCACCGGTGTGGCCGTCCAGCAGCAGGATGGTGGCGGTATCGACCTTGAGCAGGTCCCGAACCCGGTCAAGCAGCTCCTCGAACAGGTCGGCGACGTTCAGGTTGGACAAGATCGGGTCGGTGATCGCCTCGAATCGGCGCAACCGCTCCTCGTTTGTCACCAGCTCGGCGTCAGCCACGCAGGCAGCCTAGCGGCCAACCCCCCGCCAGCAGCATCGCGGCGGCCCGGATGGTGCAGCTACCGCACCATCAGGGTGCGCAGCACCGTGCTGATCTCGTCCGGCGCTTCCTCGGCCATGAAGTGCCCGGCCGACGTGGTGCGGTGCTCCAGATCCGCGGCCCAGTTGTGCCACAGCGCGGTCGCGTCGTAGCCAAGCGCGGCACCCCAGTCCTGCTGGACGACGGTGACCGGCATCGACAGCTGGCGTCCGGCGGCCCGGTCGGCCCGATCGTGGTCGATGTCGATGCCGGCCGAGGCGCGGTAGTCGGCGACGATCGAGGGGACCGCCGCGCGGGAGGCGCGCAGGTACTCCGCCCGCACCTGCGCCGGAATGGCCTGCGGATGCTGGGCCCAGACGTCGAGGAAGTAGCCGAAGAAGGCGTCCGCGCTGGCGCTGATCATCTGCTCGGGCAGGCCGGGCGGCTGGGCCATCAGGTACAGGTGGAAGGCGACCGCGGCGGAGGACCCGTGCAGAATGTCCCACATGTCCAACGTCGGCAGCACGTCGAGGATGGCGAGGTGGGTGATCGCCTCCGGATGGTCGAGGCCGGCCCGGATGGCGACGAGGGCGCCGCGGTCATGTCCGGCCAGGGCGAAGCGCTCGTGGCCGAGCTTGCTGGCGAGGGTGACGACATCG
This DNA window, taken from Micromonospora sp. FIMYZ51, encodes the following:
- a CDS encoding GAF domain-containing SpoIIE family protein phosphatase, with the translated sequence MADAELVTNEERLRRFEAITDPILSNLNVADLFEELLDRVRDLLKVDTATILLLDGHTGELVATAAKGLEEEVRRGFRIRVGVGFAGRVAATAAPVVIYDVTPADVVNPILLDAGVRALLGVPMLANGNLVGVLHVGSLSLRHFGADDVQLLQLVADRASSAGQVRAQVLARQAALALQRSLLPSRLPDILGLELAARYVPGHDLGIGGDWYDVFTLPSGWLGAVIGDVSGHGLPSAVVMGRIRSALRAYALDCHDPAEVLTSLDRKIHHFEAGTLTTALYALIAPDRTTVHLSCAGHLRPLLAVPGQPARLVDLVVDRPFGVGRPPADRHTTVLDLPPGATLVFYTDGLVERRGELIDTGIERLANAIQSGPTEALCDHIMAAAADERPTDDVALLAIRRAD
- a CDS encoding alpha/beta hydrolase, with product MTIGIPGFDYQRVAVDGDVTLNVAVGGTGSPIVLLHGFPQTNVMWRHVATDLATDHTVLCPDLRGYGASDKPVARDADTYAKRTMAADVVTLASKLGHERFALAGHDRGALVAIRAGLDHPEAITHLAILDVLPTLDMWDILHGSSAAVAFHLYLMAQPPGLPEQMISASADAFFGYFLDVWAQHPQAIPAQVRAEYLRASRAAVPSIVADYRASAGIDIDHDRADRAAGRQLSMPVTVVQQDWGAALGYDATALWHNWAADLEHRTTSAGHFMAEEAPDEISTVLRTLMVR